One part of the Nitrosophilus kaiyonis genome encodes these proteins:
- a CDS encoding type IV pili methyl-accepting chemotaxis transducer N-terminal domain-containing protein, which yields MKKITSQIKFIGGALSLTIIAIVASVIYINQKSKNDSIVINIAGKERMLTQKISKEIFRLKTARIIELKELNDAQNLFEINLYSLLNGDKKRGIYPPPTLEIKEQLLRVEKLWLPFKEKIEIFKKIILKIENEKNFVFDNNDYLLNISDKVVKTMVKTNVKGYYIDKAGRQRMLSQRMMYFLLLYLNESDPRYYRIFYETLHLYDMTLKQFYNDKDLIEIKELKDILEKNYSFWNEYILHAKNLIEMQSKLNDTVDYIKEFNNILLNGMDQAVSMYTIYSERQRTLLENIEYILAMIAIVIIFYSFFLIINIQKHFEEFMKKSKSLISFDKDESKICEHTDELTIASKRLENFIQKVDRMIIDAQNAIKTSEYLTKELSDVSELLEKNAKDIDKTQKKELEKYLDTSEDIAIQSLEDLEKSAKLLQKLHENLSNILEQTKK from the coding sequence ATGAAAAAAATTACATCTCAAATAAAATTCATTGGCGGTGCTTTATCCCTTACAATTATAGCAATTGTGGCTTCTGTTATTTATATAAATCAAAAAAGTAAAAACGATTCTATAGTTATTAATATTGCTGGAAAAGAGAGAATGCTTACTCAAAAAATTAGTAAAGAGATTTTTAGATTAAAAACGGCAAGGATAATAGAGTTAAAAGAGTTAAATGATGCACAAAATCTTTTTGAAATAAATTTATACTCTTTATTAAATGGAGATAAAAAAAGAGGTATTTATCCACCTCCTACATTGGAGATAAAAGAGCAGCTTTTAAGGGTTGAAAAGTTATGGCTCCCTTTTAAAGAAAAAATTGAGATTTTTAAGAAAATTATTTTAAAAATAGAAAATGAAAAAAATTTTGTTTTTGACAATAATGATTATCTTTTAAATATATCTGATAAAGTGGTAAAAACTATGGTTAAAACAAATGTTAAAGGATATTATATTGATAAAGCTGGAAGACAAAGAATGCTTAGTCAAAGAATGATGTATTTTTTACTTTTGTATTTAAACGAATCAGATCCAAGATATTATAGAATATTTTATGAGACGCTTCATCTTTATGATATGACACTAAAACAGTTTTATAACGATAAAGATTTAATAGAAATTAAAGAGTTAAAAGATATTTTGGAGAAAAATTATAGTTTTTGGAATGAATATATTTTACATGCCAAAAATCTAATTGAGATGCAAAGTAAATTAAATGATACAGTAGATTATATAAAAGAGTTTAACAATATACTGTTAAATGGAATGGACCAAGCTGTTTCTATGTATACAATATATTCAGAAAGACAAAGGACTCTTCTTGAAAATATAGAATATATCCTAGCAATGATAGCAATAGTTATAATTTTTTATTCATTCTTTTTAATTATAAATATTCAAAAACATTTTGAAGAGTTTATGAAAAAATCAAAATCTCTAATCTCTTTTGATAAAGATGAATCTAAAATATGTGAACATACTGATGAATTAACAATAGCATCTAAAAGACTTGAAAATTTTATACAAAAAGTTGATAGAATGATTATAGATGCACAAAATGCAATAAAAACTTCAGAATATCTTACTAAAGAGTTAAGTGATGTTAGTGAACTTTTAGAAAAAAATGCCAAAGATATAGATAAAACTCAAAAAAAAGAGTTGGAAAAATATCTTGATACAAGTGAAGATATAGCAATACAGTCACTTGAAGATTTAGAAAAGAGTGCAAAACTACTGCAAAAACTTCATGAAAATCTTTCTAATATTTTAGAACAAACAAAGAAATAG
- the napA gene encoding nitrate reductase catalytic subunit NapA yields the protein MALSRRDFLKSSAAAAAASAVGLSVPKEMEAASKAAEAGWRWDKAVCRFCGTGCGIMIATKDDRIVAVKGDPLAPVNRGLNCIKGYFTAKIMYGADRLTQPLLRMNDKGEFDKKGKFRPVSWKKAYDVMEEQFKKAYNELGPTGVAFFGSGQYTVQEGYAAAKLMKAGFRSNNIDPNARHCMASAVAGFIQTFGIDEPAGCYDDIELTDTIAVWGSNMAEMHPILWARCTDRKLSNPDKVKVVVLSTYVHRTCDLADDVIIFKPSTDLAIWNYIARSIVYDHPDAIDWDFVKEYTVFATGFPDIGYGMRNPKHAKELGYSSKEMETVSHQAAKKLTEDEKVALKPFGKDVDVLKMKHAKAAGKHWAISFEEFKKALEPYTLDYVARVAKGDPDESLESFKEKLVRLKDYYVEKGRKVVSFWTMGMNQHTRGTWVNEQSYMVHFLVGKQAKPGSGAFSLTGQPSACGTAREVGTFAHRLPADMVVFNPKHREISEKIWKLPKGTLNPKVGSHIVKIMRDLEDGKIKFAWVHVCNPWQDTANANHWIKAARTMDNFIVVSDGYPGISAKVADLILPSAMIYEKWGAYGNAERRTQHWRQQVTPVGDAMPDIWQYVEFSKRFKLKEVWKEWKLPDGTVLPNVLDEAKKMGYSPDDTLYDVLFANDYYKSFKWPDPIGEGFQNTEAEGDKRNVIGADGKPWKGYGFFIQKALWEEYRKFGAGRGHDYAPFDVYHKVRGLRWPVVNGKDTPWRFNVNYDPYAKREKDKGHVKGEFAFYGHALKAIPQGSLTGPDKSKPKVHLPNKAKIFARPYMEPPETPDNEYDTWLCTGRVLEHWHSGTMTMRVPELYRAVPEALCYMHPEDAKKRGVKRGDLVWVESRRGKVKARVETRGRNRPPKGLVFVPWFDERVYINKVCLDATCPISKQTDYKKCAVKIYKA from the coding sequence ATGGCACTTAGTCGTAGAGATTTTCTAAAAAGCAGTGCGGCTGCAGCTGCAGCAAGTGCAGTGGGACTTTCAGTTCCAAAAGAGATGGAAGCTGCAAGTAAAGCTGCAGAAGCCGGTTGGAGATGGGATAAGGCAGTATGTCGTTTCTGTGGTACCGGTTGTGGTATTATGATTGCAACAAAGGATGATAGAATTGTTGCAGTAAAAGGTGACCCTTTAGCACCAGTTAATAGGGGACTTAACTGTATCAAAGGTTATTTTACTGCAAAAATTATGTATGGCGCTGACAGGTTAACTCAACCACTACTTAGAATGAATGATAAAGGTGAATTTGATAAAAAAGGAAAATTTAGACCTGTTAGCTGGAAAAAAGCTTATGATGTAATGGAAGAGCAGTTTAAAAAAGCTTATAATGAGCTTGGACCAACTGGTGTTGCATTTTTTGGTTCAGGACAATATACTGTTCAAGAGGGTTATGCAGCAGCAAAACTTATGAAAGCTGGTTTTAGAAGTAACAATATTGACCCAAATGCGAGACACTGTATGGCAAGTGCGGTTGCAGGATTTATCCAAACATTTGGTATAGATGAGCCAGCTGGATGTTATGATGATATAGAGTTAACTGATACGATCGCTGTTTGGGGTTCAAATATGGCTGAAATGCACCCAATTCTTTGGGCAAGATGTACTGATAGAAAACTATCTAACCCAGACAAAGTTAAAGTAGTTGTTTTATCAACATATGTTCATAGAACATGTGACTTAGCAGATGATGTTATCATATTTAAACCAAGTACTGACCTTGCTATTTGGAACTATATTGCAAGAAGTATAGTTTATGATCATCCAGACGCAATAGATTGGGATTTTGTAAAAGAATACACTGTTTTTGCTACAGGATTTCCTGATATCGGTTATGGTATGAGAAATCCAAAACATGCTAAAGAGCTTGGATACTCTTCTAAAGAGATGGAAACTGTTTCTCATCAAGCAGCTAAAAAACTAACTGAAGATGAAAAAGTAGCTCTTAAACCTTTTGGAAAAGATGTTGATGTTTTGAAAATGAAACATGCAAAAGCTGCAGGTAAACATTGGGCTATCAGCTTTGAAGAGTTTAAAAAAGCTTTAGAGCCTTATACTCTTGATTATGTTGCAAGAGTTGCAAAAGGTGATCCAGATGAAAGCTTAGAGAGTTTCAAAGAAAAACTTGTAAGATTAAAAGATTATTATGTAGAAAAAGGAAGAAAAGTAGTAAGCTTCTGGACAATGGGTATGAACCAACATACAAGAGGTACTTGGGTAAATGAGCAAAGCTACATGGTTCATTTTCTTGTTGGAAAACAAGCAAAACCTGGAAGTGGCGCATTTAGTTTAACTGGTCAGCCAAGTGCTTGTGGTACAGCAAGAGAAGTTGGTACATTTGCTCACAGACTTCCAGCAGATATGGTTGTTTTCAATCCTAAACATAGAGAAATTAGTGAAAAAATTTGGAAATTACCAAAAGGAACTCTAAATCCTAAAGTTGGAAGCCATATTGTAAAAATAATGAGAGACCTAGAAGATGGAAAGATTAAATTTGCTTGGGTTCATGTATGTAATCCATGGCAAGATACAGCAAATGCAAATCACTGGATAAAAGCAGCAAGAACAATGGACAACTTTATTGTTGTTAGTGATGGTTATCCAGGAATCTCTGCAAAAGTAGCTGATTTAATCTTACCAAGTGCAATGATTTATGAAAAATGGGGAGCTTATGGTAATGCAGAAAGAAGAACTCAGCACTGGAGACAACAAGTAACTCCTGTTGGTGATGCTATGCCTGATATTTGGCAATATGTTGAATTTTCAAAAAGATTTAAATTAAAAGAGGTTTGGAAAGAGTGGAAGCTTCCTGATGGAACAGTTCTTCCAAATGTTCTTGATGAAGCTAAAAAAATGGGATATAGCCCTGATGATACTCTGTATGATGTACTATTTGCAAATGATTATTATAAATCTTTCAAATGGCCTGATCCAATTGGAGAAGGTTTCCAAAATACTGAAGCTGAAGGTGATAAAAGAAATGTTATAGGAGCTGATGGTAAACCATGGAAAGGATATGGTTTCTTTATCCAAAAAGCTCTTTGGGAAGAGTATAGAAAATTTGGTGCTGGCCGTGGCCATGATTATGCTCCATTTGATGTTTACCATAAAGTAAGAGGTCTTAGATGGCCAGTTGTAAATGGTAAAGATACACCTTGGAGATTTAATGTTAATTATGACCCTTATGCAAAAAGAGAAAAAGATAAAGGACATGTTAAAGGTGAATTTGCATTTTATGGACATGCACTTAAAGCTATACCACAAGGTAGCTTAACTGGTCCAGATAAATCAAAACCAAAAGTTCATCTACCTAATAAAGCAAAAATATTTGCAAGACCATATATGGAGCCACCTGAAACTCCAGATAATGAATATGATACTTGGCTATGTACTGGTAGGGTACTAGAGCATTGGCATAGTGGTACTATGACAATGAGAGTACCAGAACTTTATCGTGCTGTTCCTGAAGCTCTATGCTATATGCATCCAGAAGATGCTAAAAAACGTGGAGTAAAAAGAGGTGATCTCGTTTGGGTAGAAAGTAGAAGAGGTAAAGTAAAAGCTAGAGTTGAAACAAGAGGAAGAAATAGACCGCCAAAAGGTCTTGTTTTTGTTCCTTGGTTTGATGAAAGGGTTTATATCAATAAAGTTTGTTTAGATGCTACATGTCCTATCTCTAAACAAACTGACTATAAAAAATGTGCAGTTAAAATTTATAAAGCATAA
- the napG gene encoding ferredoxin-type protein NapG — translation MDEKKAPKISERRRFLVQMAQNVAIAAVGGLLWSAYVEEVKAAPLILRPPGAKKEEDFISLCIKCGLCVEACPYDTLMLAKPGDNKPTGTPYFIPRDIPCYMCEDIPCVPPCPTGALDEESVSVVKDGKRVFDITKMQMGVAIVDIKNCIAYWGIQCDACYRACPLLDQAIFMELRRNERTGKHAKLLPVVDPDYCTGCGLCEHACVTEKAAIRVLPREVALGKVGEHYVKGWEKSDESRLKGSKGIQTTVTPRSKKSAVESLNEGIDFE, via the coding sequence ATGGATGAGAAAAAAGCTCCTAAAATAAGTGAGAGAAGAAGATTTCTTGTCCAGATGGCACAAAATGTTGCAATAGCAGCAGTTGGAGGTCTACTTTGGAGCGCTTATGTTGAAGAAGTTAAAGCAGCTCCATTAATTCTTAGACCTCCTGGTGCTAAAAAAGAAGAAGATTTTATAAGTTTGTGTATCAAATGTGGTTTATGTGTTGAGGCTTGTCCATATGATACATTAATGTTGGCAAAGCCAGGAGACAATAAGCCAACTGGTACTCCATACTTTATTCCAAGAGATATTCCTTGCTATATGTGCGAGGATATCCCTTGTGTTCCACCTTGCCCAACAGGAGCATTGGATGAAGAAAGTGTTTCTGTTGTAAAAGATGGCAAGAGGGTCTTTGACATTACAAAGATGCAAATGGGTGTTGCAATTGTTGATATTAAAAACTGTATTGCCTATTGGGGAATACAGTGTGATGCATGTTATAGAGCATGTCCGCTTTTGGACCAAGCAATTTTTATGGAGCTAAGAAGAAACGAAAGAACAGGAAAACACGCAAAACTGCTTCCTGTTGTTGATCCAGATTATTGTACAGGATGCGGGCTTTGCGAACATGCATGTGTTACTGAAAAAGCTGCAATAAGGGTTCTACCAAGAGAAGTAGCTCTAGGAAAGGTAGGAGAGCATTATGTTAAAGGATGGGAAAAGAGTGATGAATCAAGATTAAAAGGTAGCAAAGGTATTCAAACTACTGTTACTCCAAGAAGCAAAAAGAGTGCAGTAGAATCTTTAAATGAAGGAATTGATTTTGAGTAG
- the napH gene encoding quinol dehydrogenase ferredoxin subunit NapH produces MKELILSRIWKKYRFLIFRRITQISILILYIGANIWGWKILQGNLSSSLLLEKVPLADPYAVLQIFATGSIVAMDAILGAIIITLFYMVIGGRAFCSYVCPVNMVTDLANWIRRKFNLDKVEKKWWASRNIRYWAIGLSFILSFLLGTAAFELVSPVSMTHRGLAFGMGFGWAAIVTIFLFDLFVLKNGWCGHICPLGGFYSIIGRFSLFRVKHNQPNCTLCMKCKDVCPEKEVLFMIGKKSMGINMGECTLCGRCVEVCDDDALNFGIRDFIKKGEENEAK; encoded by the coding sequence ATGAAGGAATTGATTTTGAGTAGAATATGGAAAAAATATAGATTTTTAATCTTTAGAAGAATCACTCAAATATCTATTCTCATCCTATATATTGGCGCTAATATTTGGGGATGGAAAATTTTACAAGGAAATTTAAGTTCATCCCTATTATTAGAAAAAGTGCCTTTAGCTGACCCATATGCAGTATTACAAATATTTGCAACAGGTTCAATAGTTGCAATGGATGCAATATTAGGAGCAATAATAATAACTCTATTTTATATGGTAATAGGTGGGCGTGCATTTTGCAGTTATGTATGTCCAGTAAATATGGTAACAGACCTTGCTAACTGGATAAGAAGAAAGTTTAATTTAGATAAAGTAGAGAAAAAATGGTGGGCAAGTAGGAATATAAGATATTGGGCTATTGGTCTATCATTTATTCTCTCTTTCTTACTTGGGACTGCTGCTTTTGAACTGGTTAGTCCAGTCTCTATGACACATAGAGGCTTGGCTTTTGGGATGGGATTTGGATGGGCAGCAATTGTTACCATATTTTTATTTGACCTATTTGTTTTAAAAAATGGTTGGTGTGGACACATATGTCCTTTAGGTGGATTTTACTCAATTATTGGAAGATTTAGTCTTTTCAGAGTAAAACACAACCAGCCAAACTGTACTTTATGTATGAAATGCAAAGATGTCTGTCCAGAAAAAGAGGTCCTTTTTATGATAGGAAAAAAAAGTATGGGCATAAATATGGGTGAATGTACACTTTGTGGAAGATGTGTAGAGGTGTGCGATGATGATGCCCTAAATTTTGGTATAAGAGACTTTATAAAAAAAGGAGAAGAAAATGAGGCTAAATAA
- a CDS encoding nitrate reductase cytochrome c-type subunit — translation MRLNKLKGIGFSLLAAALLAAGCGAASQKAIDETEISYRNVPLTDESKITPPPVEYTKAAPGTAKRFERSYENAPPLIPHSVEGLLPITKEHNACLDCHMPNVASSVGATPISPTHFKDFFASNKEKLHKYAGASKVHSNPNDIAPQRFNCSQCHAPQANVKPLVSNTFKPEFRDPTNKHKSTLLDKLNEGVK, via the coding sequence ATGAGGCTAAATAAATTGAAAGGTATTGGCTTTTCATTATTGGCAGCTGCACTTTTAGCTGCAGGATGTGGTGCTGCTTCACAAAAAGCCATTGATGAGACTGAAATTAGCTATAGAAATGTTCCATTGACTGATGAAAGCAAAATTACACCACCACCTGTAGAATATACAAAAGCAGCTCCTGGTACTGCAAAAAGATTTGAAAGAAGTTATGAAAATGCTCCACCATTGATTCCTCATAGTGTGGAAGGATTGCTTCCTATTACAAAAGAGCATAATGCTTGTTTAGATTGTCATATGCCAAATGTTGCATCAAGTGTGGGTGCTACTCCAATTTCACCAACACATTTTAAAGACTTTTTTGCATCTAATAAAGAGAAGTTGCATAAATATGCTGGAGCATCAAAAGTTCATAGTAATCCAAATGATATTGCTCCACAAAGATTTAACTGTTCTCAATGTCATGCACCACAGGCAAATGTAAAACCTTTAGTATCAAATACATTTAAGCCTGAATTTAGAGATCCAACAAATAAACATAAATCTACTCTACTTGATAAATTAAATGAGGGAGTAAAATAG
- a CDS encoding 4Fe-4S binding protein: MENRRDFFKKLIPTKREEEDIHLYPPYFNEIIDFEKCKECENKPCIKACEEEIIILNNDKPSLDFSKSGCTFCDECAKVCEKDVLKVEYKKELPKVKIDILKCVAWNKTICSMCKDICDVNAIDFMALFNPEINEKCNGCGFCIGVCPTFAIEIGGEI, translated from the coding sequence GTGGAAAATAGAAGGGATTTTTTTAAAAAATTAATCCCAACAAAAAGAGAGGAAGAGGATATACACCTCTATCCTCCATATTTTAATGAAATAATTGATTTTGAAAAGTGTAAAGAGTGTGAAAATAAACCTTGTATAAAAGCTTGTGAGGAAGAGATAATTATTTTAAATAATGATAAACCATCTTTAGACTTTTCAAAATCTGGTTGCACATTTTGTGATGAGTGCGCAAAAGTATGTGAAAAAGATGTATTAAAGGTTGAATATAAAAAAGAGCTTCCAAAAGTAAAGATTGATATTTTAAAATGTGTGGCTTGGAATAAAACAATATGCAGTATGTGTAAAGATATATGCGATGTAAATGCTATTGATTTTATGGCTCTTTTTAATCCTGAAATAAATGAAAAGTGTAATGGATGTGGATTTTGTATAGGAGTTTGTCCTACATTTGCAATTGAAATCGGAGGGGAAATTTGA
- a CDS encoding WD40 repeat domain-containing protein: protein MKKIIILLLSIFAFAFAVDIKPFKKIDIGAAVLDIAIENSKIYVATDASKVLILDKDLNRLKEIKVRKVKDFMGELNNADIYSIDVLDNTVLYLAQAEEGYSELFIYKDGKKEKVLDKSAMMYAKAAKFVDKTKAILVLMSDEVVLYDIKNKKVLKRKRAGEYFYSVSSIERDRKYFAIGDEGGEVIVVDTKTLENVKVFKDINKDKILSIFINKDLVAAGSRADKTFALYNIKSGNYKTIKNPKFFIYAVGLSPDNRLAIYGDNEKFILKGIDTSSYDLKYRFIGHTHIVNVIRFLDKNLMITGSETGEIILWRLK, encoded by the coding sequence TTGAAAAAAATAATTATTTTACTTTTATCTATTTTTGCTTTTGCTTTTGCTGTAGATATTAAACCTTTTAAAAAGATAGATATAGGTGCTGCTGTCCTTGATATAGCGATAGAAAATAGTAAAATTTATGTAGCAACTGATGCAAGTAAAGTATTGATATTAGATAAAGATTTAAATAGATTAAAAGAGATAAAAGTTAGAAAAGTAAAAGATTTTATGGGTGAACTTAATAATGCTGATATATACTCAATTGATGTTTTAGATAATACTGTTTTATATTTAGCTCAAGCAGAAGAGGGATATAGTGAGCTTTTTATATATAAAGATGGGAAAAAAGAAAAAGTTTTAGATAAATCAGCGATGATGTATGCAAAGGCTGCAAAATTTGTAGATAAAACAAAAGCTATTTTAGTTTTGATGAGCGATGAAGTAGTTTTATATGATATAAAAAACAAGAAAGTTTTAAAAAGAAAAAGGGCAGGAGAATATTTTTATTCAGTTTCTTCAATTGAAAGAGATAGAAAATATTTTGCTATTGGTGATGAGGGAGGAGAGGTAATTGTTGTAGATACCAAAACTTTAGAAAATGTAAAAGTTTTCAAAGATATAAATAAAGATAAAATATTATCAATTTTTATAAATAAAGATTTAGTAGCTGCTGGAAGTAGGGCTGACAAAACATTTGCTTTATATAATATAAAATCTGGAAATTATAAAACTATTAAAAATCCTAAATTCTTTATATATGCAGTTGGATTATCTCCAGATAATAGATTAGCGATATATGGAGATAATGAGAAATTTATATTAAAAGGTATAGATACTTCATCATATGATTTAAAATATAGATTTATAGGTCATACTCATATTGTAAATGTTATAAGGTTTTTAGATAAAAATTTAATGATTACCGGAAGTGAAACTGGGGAAATTATATTATGGAGGTTAAAATGA
- a CDS encoding chaperone NapD yields the protein MTLSSCVIRCNPNDLQDVKKRVEESNVCDIHIVDEKGYIVVTIEGENTEEEINKLKTLQFLEGVLSADLIYSYSEEELDALREDLEIQKKPIPEILEKDVKAEEIVYHGDLKKKYI from the coding sequence ATGACGCTTAGTAGTTGTGTAATTAGATGTAATCCAAATGATTTACAAGATGTAAAAAAAAGAGTAGAAGAGTCAAATGTATGTGATATTCATATAGTAGATGAAAAAGGATATATAGTTGTTACCATTGAAGGTGAAAATACTGAAGAAGAGATAAATAAACTTAAAACTTTACAATTTTTAGAGGGAGTTTTAAGTGCAGATTTAATCTATTCATATAGTGAAGAGGAGCTTGATGCATTAAGAGAAGATTTAGAGATTCAAAAAAAGCCAATTCCAGAAATTTTGGAAAAAGATGTAAAAGCTGAAGAGATAGTCTATCATGGTGATTTAAAGAAAAAATATATATAA
- a CDS encoding PAS domain-containing protein: MDITYDMFIETEVPKDELIISRTDLKGIITYANETFAKISGYTPDELIGKPHSILRHPDMPKRVFTDLWETIKNGKIWRGYVKNLRKDKGYYWVYAEVSGVYKDGKLVEYKSMRSFVPKEKRIQMQKIYDEMRLEDKEKIREVSYISYDVYYKMVSKAKEENIEPTKWLENLIKNL; encoded by the coding sequence ATGGATATAACTTATGATATGTTTATTGAGACTGAAGTTCCTAAAGATGAATTAATTATTTCAAGAACAGATTTAAAAGGAATAATAACTTATGCAAATGAGACATTTGCAAAAATTTCAGGATATACACCTGATGAACTTATAGGAAAACCTCATAGTATACTTAGACATCCAGATATGCCCAAAAGGGTTTTTACAGACCTTTGGGAAACTATAAAAAATGGAAAGATTTGGAGAGGATATGTTAAAAACTTAAGGAAAGATAAAGGATATTATTGGGTATATGCAGAAGTAAGCGGAGTATATAAAGATGGAAAACTTGTAGAGTATAAATCAATGAGAAGTTTTGTACCAAAAGAAAAAAGAATTCAAATGCAAAAAATTTATGATGAAATGAGACTTGAAGATAAAGAGAAGATACGTGAAGTTTCTTATATTTCATATGATGTTTATTATAAAATGGTTAGTAAAGCAAAAGAAGAAAATATTGAGCCTACAAAATGGTTAGAAAATCTTATTAAAAACTTATAA
- a CDS encoding Crp/Fnr family transcriptional regulator has product METLSKFYLFENLNSDQLEKLHSISKTVDFKKGSILFFEGEKPKSLILLTDGVLQIYKTDQKGNKIVLHNFFPNSLIAEIVNLEKIPYPASAEFITDGQAVLIDYEKFEKNFLRNPDFCFIFIKSLTKKIKYLEDVITNNVVMNSTSRVAKYIYEHEHEFAKLKKSQIAEKLHMAPETLSRILKKLKTMKLIEKSESGFKIINKEGLKSIYE; this is encoded by the coding sequence ATGGAAACTTTAAGTAAATTTTATCTCTTTGAAAATTTAAATAGCGATCAACTTGAAAAGCTTCATTCAATATCTAAAACAGTTGATTTTAAAAAGGGAAGTATTCTTTTTTTTGAAGGTGAAAAGCCAAAATCTTTGATTTTACTAACAGATGGAGTTCTTCAAATTTACAAAACAGATCAAAAAGGTAATAAGATAGTACTTCATAATTTTTTTCCAAACTCCTTAATTGCTGAAATTGTAAATCTTGAAAAAATACCATATCCTGCAAGTGCAGAATTCATAACTGATGGGCAAGCAGTTTTAATTGATTATGAAAAGTTTGAGAAAAATTTTTTAAGAAATCCTGATTTTTGTTTTATATTTATAAAATCTTTAACAAAAAAGATAAAATATCTTGAAGATGTTATTACAAATAATGTAGTAATGAACTCAACCTCAAGAGTTGCAAAATATATTTATGAACATGAACATGAATTTGCAAAACTCAAAAAAAGTCAAATTGCAGAAAAACTGCATATGGCCCCTGAAACGCTTTCAAGAATTTTAAAAAAATTAAAAACTATGAAACTTATTGAAAAAAGTGAAAGTGGCTTTAAAATAATAAACAAAGAGGGGTTGAAATCTATTTATGAGTAA
- a CDS encoding c-type cytochrome, protein MENRPTSVWTSNRFWRRSATWVTGVASVLLVFLTFDSMGQMQMGTADDIKNKVDKRIPSPLVINYKIDYQLNKIRGHEVPIIGGMDANGKSKYEEKEKFFGRDDYSEEEARALIHKGKLTIQAKNCMDCHTLLGNGAYYAPDLTKAWLDPAWGPEGSMQAMTGASSKEEAMATFLQNPDKYPTHERMMPNLGITAEEAKAVVAYLKFMSAIDTNGFPRNFGKIKGAVDARK, encoded by the coding sequence ATGGAAAATAGACCAACATCTGTCTGGACTAGTAACCGTTTTTGGCGTAGGTCTGCGACGTGGGTAACTGGAGTTGCATCTGTTCTTTTAGTTTTTTTAACATTTGATTCAATGGGTCAAATGCAAATGGGTACTGCCGATGATATTAAAAATAAGGTGGATAAAAGAATACCATCTCCATTGGTAATAAATTATAAAATAGATTACCAATTAAATAAAATAAGAGGACATGAAGTTCCAATTATTGGTGGCATGGATGCAAATGGTAAAAGTAAATATGAAGAAAAAGAGAAATTTTTTGGAAGAGATGATTATAGTGAAGAAGAAGCAAGAGCTTTAATTCATAAAGGAAAATTAACAATTCAAGCTAAAAACTGTATGGATTGTCATACACTTCTTGGTAATGGTGCATATTATGCTCCAGATTTAACAAAAGCATGGTTAGATCCAGCTTGGGGACCTGAAGGTTCAATGCAAGCAATGACAGGAGCTAGTTCAAAAGAAGAGGCTATGGCAACATTTTTACAAAATCCTGATAAATATCCTACTCATGAAAGAATGATGCCAAATTTAGGAATTACAGCTGAAGAAGCAAAAGCTGTTGTTGCTTATTTAAAATTTATGTCAGCAATTGATACAAATGGATTTCCAAGAAACTTTGGTAAGATAAAAGGAGCTGTAGATGCAAGGAAATAG